CCACGGCCGATGTTCCGACGAAGTCGAACACGTGGTCCGCGCCCGCGCTCGTTAGCGCGAGCACCTCCGCAACCGGGTCCGCGGTTACCGAATTGATGACATGCGTGGCACCGAATCGGGTCGCTGCCGCCAACCGCAGCTCGTCGATGTCGACCACGATGATCTTGGACGCACCGGCGATGATTGCGCCACTGACCGCATTGAGTCCGACGCCGCCGGCGCCGATGACTACGACGGTGTCGCCCGCACGAACGTTGGCGGTGTTGAGTACGGCGCCGGCGCCGGTGACGACACCGCACCCGAGCAAAGCGGCCTGTGGAAAGGGGATATCGGTTCCGACGGTGACCAACTGGTTCTCGTGCACCAACGCCTGCGCGCCGAATCCGCCGAGTGCGAAGATCTGCGACACCGGTGCACCGCCGCGGGTCAGGCGTGGTGGCGCGGTGGCCGGCCGTTCGGTGGCCGTCGGATGCGGACATTGGTAGGGCCGTCCGTCCAAGCAGCGCGCGCAGGCGCCGCAGGATTGGGCCAGGCAACCGACGACATGGTCGCCGACCTGAACATGGGTGACCGCGGGCCCCACGCCGACGACCACTCCGGCGAGCTCGTGCCCGAGCACCGCCGGCATCGGATAACCCAGATCGACGGACGCGATGGTGTGGTCGGTATGGCACAGCCCGGCCGCCTTGACGTCGATCAGGACTTCCCGCTCGATCGGTTCGGCGATCGCGATGTCCTCGATGGCGAATCCGGACCCGGGCGAGTTGACGACGGCTGCTTTCACGGTCTGTCCTCTTCAGTGTTGGTGATGAATTGCGGCTGTCCCTGCCGTGCATGCAACGGCGAAACCTACGGTGCGGCAGCCGACAACGATGCGAGCAGCGCGGCGGTGTCGAAGTAGTAGGGCCTGATCTGCATGATCAGGCCGTACTTGACCAGAAACGTCTCGACCACCGGCAGGAACTGCGAGCTCCCGTCGGCAAGGGTGAACGGCACTTCGAGGAATGCCGCGGCACGTTCGCCGCGCACCAGCACGTCGCCCCGGCGCACATCGTCAAGCGCGATACCGGCGCAGAGCAGGCCGAGCAGTTTGACCACGGCGTCGACTCCGACATGCTCACCGCCGTAGGGCAGGGAACCCGGCTCACTGACCGCCACGTCCGGATGCAGCACCGCCTCGACGGCGGCGAGGTCGGCCGTCAACATGCCGTCGTAGAAACCTTCGACCGCGGCCCGCGTACGCATCTCGTCGACTTCGGGCGCCGCCGGCAACGACATGGGTCCACCTAAACTCTCATTGGTTCGACGCAGGGCTGCGGTACAGCCCTGTCCCGTCGTCATGGGCGCCGCAATACACCTACTTCGGGGCGCATATTAATTTCTGCGATATCGTATCACAGCTATGGTGAGCTGGCGGCCACGGGGATTCGCACCCGATCTCGCCGGGCCGACGCCCGGCGACCAGGTGGACGGTGACCAGGGCCGCAGCCGGCGTTGGCGCCAATCACCAAGCGCTGCGGTGGAATCCGCCGTCGACAGAGAGAAACTCGCCCGTGACATAGCCCGCCTGTTGCGAACACAGAAACACGATCACCGCGGCCATCTCCTCCGGGGTGCCGACCCGACGCACGGGAACGTTCACGGTGAGCTGGTCGATGATGCTCTCGGCCGGCACCCCCCTGGCCGCGGCCAGTTTGTCGTAGTAGGCCTGCATACGCGCGGTTCCGATATACCCGGTGGCAATCGTGTTGATGGTGATACCGTCGCGCCCGAACTCGTTGGCCAGTGACTTGTTCAACGGAACCACCGCCGCGCGCGAGGTATTGGCCAGGATGTGCGGCAACTCGGGCGGCGGCTCCTTGGCCGCACCCGAGTTCAGTGTGACAATGCGCCCCCACCGCTGTTCACGCATGTGCGGAATAACCGCGCGCGCCAAATACACCATGCTCATCGCCATCTGGTGCAGCGCGGCACTGAAGTCGTCATTGCTGACATCGAAGAATTCACCTTGCTTCGGTCCACCGACATTCGCGATCGCGATGTCCGGCCGCGACCCGAATGCGGTGTCGGCCGCCGCGACGGCACGCTGCACGTCGCCTTCGACTGTGAGATCAGCCGCGACGCCCACCGCGTCGCCGCCGTCGACCCGAATCGCTTGCACCGTCGCGTCGATCGACTCCGCATGCTCGGGCAAGGCGGCCACGACCACCCGACACCCCTCTTGCGCGAAAAGCTCAGCGGTCGCGCGACCCATGCCCATACTTCCGCCTGAGACGAAGGCGACCTTGCCCGCGATGCCCAGATCCATGTTGGTGACCCTCCCGGCATTCTGTAAGCCCAACCGCGGGCCTGTGAGTGGCGCACGCCGACGACCGACTCTTGTCGCCCGACCGCGCATGCATCTGCGATATGATATCATCATGCAGGAGGGTGGGATGCTCGACCCAACATCGCGAGATCCACAGCACGACGGGAATCCGCCTCACCTCATGGGAAGAGTTCAGGGAACCGCCGCCGACGGTCGGGTCACGGTGACCGTCTCGTCGACCGGCGAGCTTCTCGGTGTGCACGTAGATCCGGGCCCGTACCAGCCCGAAGATCCCCCCGGCCTAGAGAATATGGGCGATATGGTGGTGGAAGCGTTGATCGACGCTAAGACCAAGGCCCTGTCTTGGCCCCGTCCCAGCCGAGACTGCTAACGGCTACCGGGACCGGCGGACAAGGCGCGAGACACACCGAGTGCCGCCATACGCGTCGCCGTAGTCAGTGCAGTACTCGAAAAACGCTGCGGGCGACCGGTGGTCGAGATCGCCGCGACGGCGTGACCGGAAGTACTGAGTATCGGTACCGCAACACATGCGACACCGACCGAGGACTCTTCACGCTCCACTGCGAACCCACGGGCCCGCGCCCGGTTCAGGTCCTGGCGCAGGATTCCCGGCGCCACAATCGTTCGTGACGTGAGGCGGATCAGCCCGGCGTCGATCACCGCGTCCGTCACCGACCGCGGACTGAACGCGAGTAGCGCCTTGCCAACTCCCGTGCAATGCAACGGCATTCGCCCACCGATCCGCGAGGCCACGGGCGGGCCGTCGGGTCGCGTGAACTTCTGTAGATACACGCCTTCGATACCGTCGATCACAGCCAAGTGCACCGTCGAGGCCGTCGCCTGGTATAAATCCGACAGGTACGGCGCGGCGACGTCGACGATATTGCGTTGAGCGACAAGCTGACCGAGCTCGAACAGGCGAATGCCGAGCCTCAAGCGAGGCCCAGAGCGCTCCAACAACCCCCATTGCACCAATTCGCCGACCAATCGGTGTGCGGTGCCCTTCGGAATGCCGCTGGCACGACACAACTGCGCCAGCGTCATACTCTCGCCGGTGCGAAACGCGAGGAGAAGCGTGATCGAGCGCCCGAGCATCGACAGCCCCGCGGTGTTCCGTTCTTCGGAACGCATTGCTTGAGGTTGTCACGATATGATGTCACGGTCAACTTCATGACCGCCGCACCCCGCCCTGTCACCGCCGCGATCGTCGGTCCGGGCAATATCGGAACCGACCTCCTGGCCAAGCTTCGGCGCACCCCCGCGATCGATGTCCGCTATATGGTCGGCGTTGTCGAATCCGACGGTCTTGCGCGGGCCCGCGCGGCAGGCGTCGAGTCCTCCGCGCAGGGCATCGACTGGTTGCTCCGCCGGGATCCCCTACCGGAGATTGTGTTTGAGGCGACGTCGGCCAATGCCCATCTGGCGAACGCGCCGCGGTACGCCGAGTGCGGCATTCAGGCCGTGGATCTGACGCCGGCGCATATCGGGCCGATGGTATGCCCGCCGGTGAACTTGCGCGACCACATTTCGGCTCCGAACATCTCCATGATCACCTGCGGTGGACAGGCCACCATCCCCATCGTCGCCGCCGTTTCCCGTGTCCACGAGGTTCCCTACGCCGAGATCGTGGCGTCGGTGTCATCACGGTCTGCCGGACCGGGAACCCGAGCCAATATCGACGAATTCACCGAGATCACCAGCCAAGCCGTGGTCAGCGTCGGAGGTGCCAAACGCGGCAAGGCGATCATCATCCTCAATCCGGTGGAGCCGCCAATGATCATGCGCGACACAGTTTTCTGTGCGATCCCGGGCGACGCCGATCGAGTGGCGATCACGGCGTCCGTGCTCACCATGGTCAGCGAAGTCCAGCAGTATGTGCCGGGCTACACGCTGCGGTCGGAGCCACAGTTCGACGATCCGCAACCGGGGTGGTCCGGCAACGCCCGCGTCGCCGTCTTCCTGGAAGTCGAAGGTAACGGCGACTATCTGCCGCCCTACGCCGGGAATCTCGACATCATGACCGCCGCGGCCAGCCGGGTCGGCTACCTGATGGCCGCCGCCAAACAAGGGGTGCCCGCATGAGCCGTCCCGAGATCGTCCACGACATCCGACTCACGGACACCACGCTGCGCGACGGCAGTCATGCGATGGCACACCAGTTCACGGTCGATCAGGTCGTCGCCACCGTGCGCGCACTCGACACGGCCGGCGTCGAGGTCATCGAAGTCGCCCACGGGGACGGGCTGGGCGGGTCATCGTTCAACTATGGCTTCTCCCACACCGATGAATTCGAGCTCATCGCCTACGCGCGCGAGACCGCAAGCCGCGCAAGGATCGCCGTGCTCCTGGTACCCGGGATCGGGACCGTCAACGATCTGCGGCGCGCCCGAGACGCGGGCGCCGACATCGTACGTATCGCCACCCATTGCACCGAGGCCGACGTGTCGATCCAACATTTCACCGTTGCCCGCAAGCTCGGCATGGAAACCGTGGGATTCCTCATGATGGCGCATCGCACGACGCCCGAGCGGCTGGCCACGCAGGCCCGCATCATGGTCGACGCGGGGTGCCAATGCCCGTATGTGACCGATTCGGCCGGGGCACTACTTATGGACGAGGCCAAGGCGCGTTTCGAGGCATTGATCGACGCGGTCGGCGACCAAGCGTGGGTCGGCTACCACGGACACCAGAATCTCGCACTGGGCGTGGCCAATTCGGTACTAGCCGTGCAAGCCGGCGTCAAACAGATCGACGGCTCGTTGTGCGCGCTGGGAGCGGGTTCCGGGAACTCCCCGACCGAGGTGCTCGCCGCCGTGTTCGATCGCATGGGCATCGATTCGGGCGTCGATGTTCCCGCCCTGCTCGACGCGGCCGAGGAGGTCGTGCGGCCCTATCTCCATCGCTGGCCGAAAATGGACCGCAATGCCATCGTCCAGGGTTGGGCCGGCGTCTACTCCAGTTTTCTGCTGCACGCCGAGCGCGCGGCCGAACGTTATCACGTTCCGGCGCAAGGTATTCTGCGTCGGTGCGGCGAGTTGGGCTTGGTCGGCGGCCAGGAAGACATGATCATCGACCTTGCCATCCAGATGTCCTGTGCGCCCGCCGCGGTTTAGGACCGTTCCCCTCTCGCCGTTCGTGCCACTACACCTCGGCCAGGGCTTGGGTGCGGCCGAGGGCATTGGTCCAGTGCGGCCCCACCGGCGCCGGGCCCAGGATCCCCGGTTCTGACTCACACGTCCGGGGGATCGCTTGCACGAGTGGGATCCCTATCGCGTAGTTCCCCGCGGACGTCGGGTCACCGTCGTAGTAGGCCGTTCCCGCGTCCATACTTGCGTTGACTTCCAGAAGCATACGCACCGACGGTCTGCCCTCGATCGTGACGAGCCAGTGGTGCTCGACGTCGGAATGCTCGGGTTGCATGGATTTGCCGACGAACCAGGTGTTCTCGTACAACAAGAAGGGCGCGCCGGCGACTGTCACCGTCCAGCGGTGAGTGACCGATCCCACCGCGCCGGCGGGCACCGTGTAACTGTCGGCCTGGATCTCGCCGTCAGCGAGGCGCTGAAACTGACTGTGCTCGATGCGGTCAATCTCGACGCCGAGAGCGTCGCAGATCAGTCCGATGGACTGCTCCAGGTATAGCTGCGCCAACTGCGCCGCCGCGCTGACGTTCTGCGATTCATCGGCCGGCAGCCCTATCCCGAGGAGATGCGCGAGCTCTCCCGACAGTGGAGTGATGTCGTAGAACTCCTCGATTTTGAGATGTTGAATGTCGTGGCTGAATCCTGTCAGGAGCACGCCGAGACGCTCGCCGATGTAGCCCGGGTTGATCCCGGTGGCGTGCAGGCTGGTGCCGCCGCGCCGGCATGCGGCCGCCAGTCGCTCCACCGCTTCGGGCGGCCGCGAGCCGGCACGGAAGTACGCGAGCGAGGTGACCACGTTCTTGCCGGATTCGAGCAAGCGCACCAGCGCGTCGTCGGATCGCCAGTCGCCGAAATCACGCGCGCAGTACAAGACGCAATCGGCGTCGAGGTCGGCGATCTCGTCATCGTCGGCGGTAGTCGTGATCCCCACGGGCGAAAGCCCCACCAGGGTGCCGACGTCGATTCCCGCCTTGTCGAGGGTATAAACTTGCACGCCGACAACGTCAATCCACGGCAGGCGCAAGGCCTCTCGCAACACCGCGGCACCGACTCCTCCGGTGCCACAAACGATCGTGCGATACGGACGTGCCTGCCGGCGCGGTTGATAGTCCGGCTCGACACTCATGGATTCGGCGGGCATAGTTGGCACACTCCTTTGTGGCGGCGCAGACGTGAATCATGCCGTGTTCGCCCCGGCGTGAATTCGTCCATCGGGCGCAACGACGACAGTTGATATCATATCGCCGTTTTCGCGGAGGAAGCAACGGTCATCGCCATCAGCGCTACGGCGAGCCGGGATGCTCGAGAGTTCGATTGTGCTCCTTGGCCTTTAAGCATCCCCCGACATCACAGGTCGATGATTAGCCGATCCGAGAGGGAGCGGCTGACGCACAGCATCATCACGTCGTTGCCGGCGCGTTCCTCATCGCTGAGAACGTCATCGCGATGGTCGATGTCGCCGCCGATCACGGAGACCTCACATGATCCGCAGGTGCCCTCCTGGCACGAGTAGGGATGATTGCGGACGACCTGGCGCACGACGTCGAGCGCATTCTCGTCCGGTGCGACCGTCAAAACCACACCGCGACGGCTGAGTTCGATCTCGAACGAACGCTCACCGCGCGACGGTGTGACCACCTTGCCCGAGGGGGCGAATCGCTCGGTGTGTAACGTCACCGAGGGGTTGGCCGCGCACAGTTCCTCGACACGGGAGAGCATCGGCTCGGGTCCGCAGCAGTAGACCGCGGTGCCCGGCGGTTGCGCGGCGATCAACGCCGAAAAGTCAGGTATGCCATCGACATCGTCGGTCAACAACGTCACCCGGTCAGGCTGGCCGGACAGCTCCTCGGCGAACACCATTGCCTCAGCCGTCCTGGCGCCATAGACCATCGTCCAGGTGGCGCCACGCATTTGCAGCTCGCGCGCTATCGCGATGATCGGCGTGACGCCGATGCCACCCGCCAGCAGGAGGTACGACGGCGCGTCAGCCAGCCTGAAGTGGTTGATCGGGCCCCGCACCCGAAGCGTGGTTCCCACCAGGTCGGTATTGTGGATCTCCAGCGACCCGCCCCGGCCGTCGTCGACGCGAAGCACCGCAACCGTATACGAGTACGCATCGCCAGGATCGCCGCAGAGCGAATACTGCCGACTCAGCCCGGACGGCAATGACAGGTCCAGGTGCGCACCGGGCTCCCACGCCGGCAACGCCGCGCCGCCCGGTTCCACAAACGTCAGCAAGAGAACCTTGTCGGCGACGCGCTCAACCCGCTCAACCCGCAGCGTCCTGGTGTCCCCGACGGTGTCGATTGATTCGCCGTCACCGGCGACCACAGGTTGCACGTTCACGTCCTCTTTCTCGATCGCGGCCCGACTGCCCTACCGGGCATCGCTGGAATACGTTGTCAGCGGCTGACTTTGCGGCTGTTCTCGGTGACGAGCAGTCGGTAGGCCAACGGAAACGCATCCGATGACGAGAACTTCTCCCGCGGTTCGTTGTAGCTGACCTGCTCGACAACGCGCTTGTCCTGGCCGGAGAAATTGTGGTGCTGCTTCCAGTTGTAGTACACGACGTAGTTGACCTTGCGGTACAGCCGCGCGACGCGACTCCGCGGATACGAAGTGTTGTAATAGAAAACCCAGCTCTCGTCGGCATTCTTCGGTGTGA
The DNA window shown above is from Mycobacterium sp. Aquia_216 and carries:
- a CDS encoding zinc-binding dehydrogenase, with the translated sequence MKAAVVNSPGSGFAIEDIAIAEPIEREVLIDVKAAGLCHTDHTIASVDLGYPMPAVLGHELAGVVVGVGPAVTHVQVGDHVVGCLAQSCGACARCLDGRPYQCPHPTATERPATAPPRLTRGGAPVSQIFALGGFGAQALVHENQLVTVGTDIPFPQAALLGCGVVTGAGAVLNTANVRAGDTVVVIGAGGVGLNAVSGAIIAGASKIIVVDIDELRLAAATRFGATHVINSVTADPVAEVLALTSAGADHVFDFVGTSAVAQNGIGMLAVGGGLYLVGVGDPADAVPVSIITSVLKQIRVEGVTLGSSNFKRDIPYYADLYRQGRMNLDDLVSREIALDDIESGYAAMKDPAITRVVVTSF
- the dmpG gene encoding 4-hydroxy-2-oxovalerate aldolase; protein product: MSRPEIVHDIRLTDTTLRDGSHAMAHQFTVDQVVATVRALDTAGVEVIEVAHGDGLGGSSFNYGFSHTDEFELIAYARETASRARIAVLLVPGIGTVNDLRRARDAGADIVRIATHCTEADVSIQHFTVARKLGMETVGFLMMAHRTTPERLATQARIMVDAGCQCPYVTDSAGALLMDEAKARFEALIDAVGDQAWVGYHGHQNLALGVANSVLAVQAGVKQIDGSLCALGAGSGNSPTEVLAAVFDRMGIDSGVDVPALLDAAEEVVRPYLHRWPKMDRNAIVQGWAGVYSSFLLHAERAAERYHVPAQGILRRCGELGLVGGQEDMIIDLAIQMSCAPAAV
- a CDS encoding YbaB/EbfC family nucleoid-associated protein, yielding MGRVQGTAADGRVTVTVSSTGELLGVHVDPGPYQPEDPPGLENMGDMVVEALIDAKTKALSWPRPSRDC
- a CDS encoding NAD(P)H-dependent amine dehydrogenase family protein, producing the protein MPAESMSVEPDYQPRRQARPYRTIVCGTGGVGAAVLREALRLPWIDVVGVQVYTLDKAGIDVGTLVGLSPVGITTTADDDEIADLDADCVLYCARDFGDWRSDDALVRLLESGKNVVTSLAYFRAGSRPPEAVERLAAACRRGGTSLHATGINPGYIGERLGVLLTGFSHDIQHLKIEEFYDITPLSGELAHLLGIGLPADESQNVSAAAQLAQLYLEQSIGLICDALGVEIDRIEHSQFQRLADGEIQADSYTVPAGAVGSVTHRWTVTVAGAPFLLYENTWFVGKSMQPEHSDVEHHWLVTIEGRPSVRMLLEVNASMDAGTAYYDGDPTSAGNYAIGIPLVQAIPRTCESEPGILGPAPVGPHWTNALGRTQALAEV
- a CDS encoding IclR family transcriptional regulator, whose protein sequence is MRSEERNTAGLSMLGRSITLLLAFRTGESMTLAQLCRASGIPKGTAHRLVGELVQWGLLERSGPRLRLGIRLFELGQLVAQRNIVDVAAPYLSDLYQATASTVHLAVIDGIEGVYLQKFTRPDGPPVASRIGGRMPLHCTGVGKALLAFSPRSVTDAVIDAGLIRLTSRTIVAPGILRQDLNRARARGFAVEREESSVGVACVAVPILSTSGHAVAAISTTGRPQRFSSTALTTATRMAALGVSRALSAGPGSR
- a CDS encoding PDR/VanB family oxidoreductase, with amino-acid sequence MNVQPVVAGDGESIDTVGDTRTLRVERVERVADKVLLLTFVEPGGAALPAWEPGAHLDLSLPSGLSRQYSLCGDPGDAYSYTVAVLRVDDGRGGSLEIHNTDLVGTTLRVRGPINHFRLADAPSYLLLAGGIGVTPIIAIARELQMRGATWTMVYGARTAEAMVFAEELSGQPDRVTLLTDDVDGIPDFSALIAAQPPGTAVYCCGPEPMLSRVEELCAANPSVTLHTERFAPSGKVVTPSRGERSFEIELSRRGVVLTVAPDENALDVVRQVVRNHPYSCQEGTCGSCEVSVIGGDIDHRDDVLSDEERAGNDVMMLCVSRSLSDRLIIDL
- a CDS encoding acetaldehyde dehydrogenase (acetylating), with protein sequence MTAAPRPVTAAIVGPGNIGTDLLAKLRRTPAIDVRYMVGVVESDGLARARAAGVESSAQGIDWLLRRDPLPEIVFEATSANAHLANAPRYAECGIQAVDLTPAHIGPMVCPPVNLRDHISAPNISMITCGGQATIPIVAAVSRVHEVPYAEIVASVSSRSAGPGTRANIDEFTEITSQAVVSVGGAKRGKAIIILNPVEPPMIMRDTVFCAIPGDADRVAITASVLTMVSEVQQYVPGYTLRSEPQFDDPQPGWSGNARVAVFLEVEGNGDYLPPYAGNLDIMTAAASRVGYLMAAAKQGVPA
- a CDS encoding SDR family oxidoreductase, coding for MDLGIAGKVAFVSGGSMGMGRATAELFAQEGCRVVVAALPEHAESIDATVQAIRVDGGDAVGVAADLTVEGDVQRAVAAADTAFGSRPDIAIANVGGPKQGEFFDVSNDDFSAALHQMAMSMVYLARAVIPHMREQRWGRIVTLNSGAAKEPPPELPHILANTSRAAVVPLNKSLANEFGRDGITINTIATGYIGTARMQAYYDKLAAARGVPAESIIDQLTVNVPVRRVGTPEEMAAVIVFLCSQQAGYVTGEFLSVDGGFHRSAW
- a CDS encoding nuclear transport factor 2 family protein translates to MSLPAAPEVDEMRTRAAVEGFYDGMLTADLAAVEAVLHPDVAVSEPGSLPYGGEHVGVDAVVKLLGLLCAGIALDDVRRGDVLVRGERAAAFLEVPFTLADGSSQFLPVVETFLVKYGLIMQIRPYYFDTAALLASLSAAAP